The sequence AAGTGAGGGTTCTTCATTGGATAAGAAAAAGCTTCAAAAAGGGCGTATGTGGAAGTACTTTGTGGAGGCGGCGACCGATATCATAAAGGAAGAAGGCACAGAGCATATTACGATCCGGAAAGTCGCAGACCGTGCCGGGTATAACAGCGCGACCATCTACAACTATTTCGAGGAGTTCTCACATTTGCTGTTCTTCGCATCCATGCGGCTCATGAAGGAGTATACAGAGGAAGTGGCGCGACGGATCGAACAGGCGGACAGTGCGCTGGCGCAATACCGCGCCGCGTGGCAGTGCTTCTCCGAATACTCGTTCCGCAGCCCGGAAATCTTCTATACGGTATTCATCCGGGATCTCGGCGACAATCCCGACAACCTGCTTGAGAAATATTACGGCTTCTACCCTTCCGATCTGGTGGATGTGCCTGAGGAGATACGCAGCAGCCTGCTTGAACCGAGTGTCGAAAAGCGCGGAAATCCGATTTTGGTCCGTGCTGTGGAAGAAGGCAGCCTGGCGGCGGATAAGCGGGATTCACTGAATGAGGTAACCATCCTTATCTGGCAGGGCATGATGATGAGTTTCCTGAATAAGCGGCTGGACATTACTGCCGAGGAGGCCCACGAACGGACGATGACGTATATACTCGGCATTATCGGCCGGGAAACTGACTGATTGGCCTGCAGAAGCAACCTAAGCAGCCGGGAATCTTGATTTTCAAATCGAAAAAGCTGCATCGGGATTTATGCCCATGCAGCTTCTTTATAATATCTGACCAGCCTCAGGCAGTCATGTGACCCGGATGAGCTCGGTATCACCGGACATGCCGCGGAGGGCTGCGGTAAACGGTTCTGCTTTGTGCAGACCGAGCCCGGGTGCAACGGCCGAATAGAACTGTCGATCCATGACGATGTCATCCCCGATGCTTTGCTGCTGGACCCGTGCTGCCATATTGACAGTGCGGCCGAAGTAATCCAGTACGCCGTTCGCATTGACGGCAATGACCGGACCTTCGTGAAGTCCGATTTTGATGGTCACCGGATTGCGGAGTGCCGTATTCAGACGGTCCACCGATGACTGTATGTCAAGAGCTGCCTGCAGTGCATGTATCTGATTGCTGAATGCCGCCATGACGGAGTCGCCGATCGTCTTGACGATCGTCCCCCGGTGTTTGCGTATGATCTGTCCCAGTTCCGTGAAATGCCGCTGGACATCACTGTATGCGGCCGCATCTCCAGCCTGTTCGTAGAGACGTGTGGAATCTTTCAGATCGGTGAACATGATCGTCAGTTTGCCGACGCCGATCTGCATGCCGGCTGCGAGGACCTCCTTCGGAAGCAGGTCCCTGAACAGCTGCATGCTTGTGACATCCCGAGCGGTCAGCGCATAGGGATCCCACTCAAGTGTCTCGACAGCCAGGATCATTTCCTCATCGGTGCTGTTCCTGATCGTTATCTCGTCTGCTTGCGGAACAGTCGTTTCCAGGAAACCATCGGAACTTATGTGCAGTGACGCATAAGGTCCTATATGCTGATGTGTGAACGGAACCACAAAGTTATGTTTCAGCACACGCAGCTGCAGGTCCACTTTGTCAGGCGTCCAGCTGATCGTTTTCGTCGTACCTGGACCTATCCTGAACTGGGCCGCCGTCTGTGGTGAGTTGGCAGGACCATTCAAGCAGAACACTTGGGAAACGGTCTCCCTCAACGCTCCGTTGACTTTGAATCGCATTTCGATATAGCGGTCGAAATCCACGTCGAAATCGACCCCGCAGAGATCGCAATGGACCGCATTATGCACATCCGCAAGATGGGCTGTCTGCATCTTGGAGACACGGCAGTTCGGACACATGAGGTTCCATTCGTAATCGAGAATGCCGGCATCACTCGCCAAAAGAAACAGATCGACAGCCTCCTCTTTGGCCACCCCATGCTCCTCCGCCCACCTGTACGGCTGCATATGGGTCACTTCACTATCATCAGCTGTCGTGATTGTGCTGATCAGGGAATCGACAAGCGGTTCCCGGATGCCTAATGCATACAGATGGTCCTTCGCTTCTGCCAGCAATACTTCATTGGCAGGAGAAGACTTTCTGCCAGATGGTATATGTCCATCCGTCTCCGCCTCCCTGGCATACTCGAACGTCTTCAGAAGCTGCGGAATGATCCCTTTCTTCAAAGCGAGCTTCCCAATTCCGTTTTTATAGACGAACAAACCCGACAGCGTCACCCGGGTTGCCAGGCTGGTCAATTCCTCGACCGCCACTTTCCATATGACCCTGTCCACCGGCCCTTTCGTATAGTTGCGTTCGATTGAATAATACGATCCCTTCACCCATTCGAAGACGTGCTCCTTCCATTGGATATCGAGCAGTCCGTATGCCTTGCCCCGTGCTTCCCTGAAAAGCCGGCGAGCCTCCGTCCTGAATGGTGAAAACGTGACCGGGAACAATCCGATGGAACGGTTCAGCCGATTTGTATCCGCCAGGAGATCCCAGACTTCAGCGATCGGCCTTTCGATGATTTGTGATTGCTCCAGTTCCAGTTGTTTCCCCAACATCCGTCACCCTCTGTCTGCATATTTGTTCCGGATGGCGAGGAACTCATCCAGATGGTCCAGGAACAGATCCACGAGTCTGCCTTCAAACTGCCGGTCACGCTGCTCCAGGAAGTATGCTTTTATTTTTTCGAGAGGCCATGCTTTCTTATACACACGGTCACTGCCCAGTGCGTCAAACACGTCAGCGACAGCCGTGATCCTTCCATATACATGGATTCCGTCTTCCTTGAGTCCGGACGGATATCCCTGACCGTCCCACCGTTCATGATGCTGGTGTGCAATGATGGCAGCCGTCTTCAGCAGCTGACGCCCCGATTTCCGGAAAATCTCATAGCCGTAGACAGCGTGTTTCTTCATCGTTTCATACTCCGCATCTGTCAACTTCCCGGGTTTGAGCAGGATGGCGTCCGGAATGGCGACTTTGCCGATATCATGCATCGGGGAGGCATACCGCAGCTCCATCGCTTCCTCTTCCGGTAATCCTGCCAGTTTTGCCAGGGCATAGGAATATTCTGCGACCCGTTTCACGTGATTGCCCGTTTCCTGGGAACGGCTTTCACCGAGCTCGCCAAGTGTCTCGATGATCTCCTTCTGCGTTTCTGCGAGTTCGTCCTGAAGAAGGAAGGATTCCAGGGATTTCCCCGCATAGGTGGCAGCGAACGTCAATATTTTTTCATCATTAGCCGTAAAGGAGGGCATGCCGATTTTGTTGATGGCCTGGAAAGCGCCGATGATGGTCCCTTCCTGATTACTGATCGGCATACAGAGTATGGAACGTGTCCTGTAACCCGTCTCCAGGTCGACGGTTTTGTTGAAGTGCTCATCTAAGTAGGCATCTCCGATGTTCAATGTCACACCTGTCTGGATACTTCGGCCGACAAACCCGCTTGTGTCCGGTATGGAGATCCGTTCTACACCATGGCCAGCGACAGTCCACACTGTATGCCGATCACGATTATGCAGCCATACGGTGCAGCGGTCAGCCTGCACCAGCTTGGTGCCTAAATCGGCGAGCAGAAGGAGCATTTTATGAATGTCGGTTTCCAGTGACATTTTTCCCATGTATTCAAAAATAGTGGCTAAGAGGATATCGGAGTTCGCGGCCCCCTTGGAGCGGTTCACTTCCCGCGTATGTTGGTTGATCATTCGTCAAGCCCTTTCTAAACCTATTGTCAGCAATCCAGCAATCTGTAATAATAGTATCATGAAAACAACACGAACACACATCCAAAGTAATCTTTTAATGATTATTTTACGATCCGGAGGAACTACAAGTGACTTTATTCTCATATCTTCTGGTCGGTCATCTGATTGGTGATTACTTGCTGCAGACGCGCTGGATGGCAGAGCGGAAGGCAGCGGAATGGCTGCCGCTCCTGGCTCACTGCCTTGTGTATACCATCGTCATAATCGGTGCTTTCTTGATCGGCAGCGGGTCATTTTCCTGGATTGCGGCGGCTTTCATCTTTGCCAGCCACGTATTCCTTGATCGCCGGACGTTCGTTGCCTGGTGGGCGCGGAACGTCATGGGGACGGCAGGCGGTAAGCCTGCATGGCTGCTGATCATGGCCGATCAGGTTTTCCACGTCATCGTTTTAGCGGTCATTGCACATTTCTGGTCATGAAAACGAACCGCCCTGCAGGGGGCAAATTCCTGCAGGGCGGTTCGTTTCTCTTATGGAAGGACTCAGCCGATCAGCTGCTTGACCAGTTCCTTGTTGCGTTCCTTGAACAGTTCGTTATGGGAACTCACCATACCCCATTGTGTCGCTTCAGGATCCAGGTGCATCTTCGCACTGTTGACAGCATTCGCTGCATCTTGGAAGGCTCCGGCAATCAATGTCACCTTGCTCTCATGGAAGAGGACATCCCCTGCTGCAAAAATTCCCGGAACTGATGTTGCGCTCATTCCAGTACCGGCTACCCGGTGATCCGCTGTCAGTTCAAGCTGCACTCCGCCTCCTCCAATCAGGGATGTATCGATCTCATATCCATGATTGATGACGATTTCATCCACTTCCAGCAGTTTGGCATCTCCTCCCGTACAATCACTGAGCTCCACCTTTTCAACGGAATGATGATCATCCGAAGCGATCAGTTTTGTAATATGGGTATTGAAGTGGCATTCCACTTTGCTTTGCAGCAGCTGCTCGACCTGGGCTTCATGGCCGTTCAGATCACATTTCCGATAGGTGAGCATCACTTGCTCTGCAATCGGCTCCAGCTCATTCGCCCAGTCGATTGCCGCGTTTCCGCCTCCTGAAATCAGAACACGTTTACCTTTGAAATGCTGCAGCGATTTAACAGTATAATGGAGGTTCGTCACTTCAAACCGTTCAGCGCCGCTGATTTCGATCTTCTGGGGTTTCAGGATCCCTCCGCCGATCGCAAGGATCACCGTCCGGCTTCTGTGCGTTTCACCGGAATGTCCGGTCACTGTGAACAAGCCGTCTGCATCTTTCTCAATTTGGACAACCTTCTCATTGAGGACCACTTCAGGGTCGAATGTCAGCCCCTGTTCAACGAGACGCGCGATGATATCTGCAGCCGGTGCTGGGGTAATGCCGCCGATATCCCAGATCATCTTCTCAGGATAGACATGGAGCTTGCCGCCGAGTTCCGGCTGGAATTCGATGATCCGCGCAGTCATTCCGCGGAGCCCGCTGTAGAATGCGGAATAGAGACCGGCAGGCCCTCCGCCGATTACCGTAACGTCGGTAACTGATGATTGTGACATTTATATCCCCCTCAATAATTGTTTGACAATGCGTCTTCCGGACTTTATAGTCATAACTATACCGCGAATGATAATCATTATCAATGTTTTTGTGGATATTCAGAATAGGAGTGTTCAATATGGTGAGGCTGGCAACTGAACAACTTCAGATCGCATACGGAGATCAGATCATCGTAGACAATATGACCGTCGGTATTCCTAACAATCAGGTCACCGCGATTATTGGTGCGAACGGCTGCGGCAAGTCCACTTTCCTGAAAGGGATGACCCGTCTGATTCCCCGGCATTCCGGAAAAGTGCTCCTCGATGGTGCTGATATTGCAGGAGAAAAGACGAAAGCCCTTGCCCGCAGGATGGCGATCCTGCCGCAGACGCAGGAGGCCGCAAGCGGCCTGACGGTCGGAGAACTCGTTTCCTACGGCCGCTTCCCCTACCAGTCAGGTCTCGGCCGTCTGACGAAAGCCGACTACGAGATGATCAACTGGGCGATGACCGTCACCAACACGATCCAGTTCCGGGACCGTCAAGTGGACGCCCTGTCCGGCGGTCAGCGTCAGCGGGTCTGGATTGCGATGGCGCTCGCCCAGGAGACCGAGATCATCTTCCTGGATGAACCGACGACCTACCTGGATATGGCCCATCAGCTCGAAGTGCTGGAACTGCTGGAGAACCTGAACGCCGAGCAGGGCCGCACCATCATTATGGTGCTCCACGACTTGAACCAGGCGGCACGGTTCGCCGACTATCTGATCGCCATGAAAGATGGGAAAGTCGTAAAGGCGGGACCGGCGGCCGAGGTCATCGAACCGTCCGTCCTGCGCGAAGTTTTCAAAATCGATGCGGAGATCGGTGTGGACCCTAGGAGCGGTAAACCTATGTGCATCACCTATGATCTGCTAAAAGGAGAACGTTGACATGAAGAAACTTACACTCGTATTCACCCTGCTGCTCGTGCTCGTCCTGGGCGCCTGTTCGTCAGGCAGCAATGACAGCAGCAAGAAGGAGAAAGAACCGGTTAAATCCGAGGAGAATAAGACCGGCACGATCACTTATGAATCCGAAAACGGACCTGTGGAAGTTCCGGCAGATCCGAAACGGGTCGTCGTCCTGTCCGGGTTCGCCGGTCACGTAATGGCGTTGGATGTGCCGATTGTCGGCGTTGACTCCTGGTCGAAAGACAATCCGCGTTTCCAGGACACGCTGAAGGACGCTCAGGAAGTGACAGATGAGGATCTGGAGAAGATCCTCGAACTGGAACCCGACCTGATCATCGGATACTCCACGACGAATAATCTCGATCGGCTGAAAGAAATCGCACCGACGGTCACTTACACGTATAACAAGCTCGACTACCTGGCACAGTTCGAAGAAATTGGCAAGCTGCTGAACCAGGAACAGGAAGCGAAAGACTGGGTCGCCGACTTCAAAGATCGCGCACACAAAGCCGGTGAAGAAGTCAAAGCGAAGATCGGCGAGGACAAGACCGTATCTGTCATCGAGAATTTCGAAAAGCAGCTGTATGTCTTCGGCGACAGCTGGGGCCGCGGAACGGAGATCCTCTATCAGGAGATGAAGCTGAAGATGCCTGAAAAGGTTAAAGCGGATACTGAGAAAGAAGGCTATTTCGATCTGTCGGCGGAAGTCCTGCCTGAATACATGGGCGACTACGTCATCCTCAGTAAGAACGGCGCCGCTGATAATTCCTTCATGGAAACGGAGTCCTTCAAGAATACGGAAGCCGCCAAAAACGGGCACGTATTTGTAGCGAATGCAGATGAGTTCTACTTCAACGATCCGCTGTCGCTCGATTACCAGCTGGAATTCTTCAAAGAGAACTTCTTGAAATAACCTGGTACAATGGGGATTCTTTCAACTTATGAAAGGATCCCCTTTCTGCTGATAGGAGTGTACATAGATCATGAACAAAACCGCTTCATTTGGCGTGAAAATATTGTTGGCCGCAGCCGCTCTTGCCGCTGTCTTCTTCGGCGCTGTGATGCTCGGTGCGGCACCTGTCTCGGTATCCGATCTGTTTGGGGCGGTCACCGGGGGCGCAACGAAAAACAACCTGCTGCTGCGGGAAATCAGGATTCCGCGCGAACTGGCCGCCCTTTTCGTCGGATCGGCCCTTGCAGTCTCCGGGGCAATCATGCAGGGAATGACCCGGAACCCGCTCGCGGATCCGGGGCTTCTCGGCCTCACGGGGGGCGCGAACGCGGCCCTGGCTGCCGCGTATGCCTTCTTCCCTTCCCTGTCGACGATCGGCATCATGGCTGCCTGTTTCATCGGCTCTGCCGGCGGAGCGGGAATCGTTTTCGGTATCGCCGCTGTGCAACGCGGCGGGTTTTCACCGTTCAGGCTTGTCCTGGCCGGCGCAGCGGTTTCCGCCTTCTTCCTTGCTGTCGGACAGGGGATCGGCATTTTCTTCCGTGTTGCCAAGGACATCTCCATGTATACCGCGGGTGGTGTCAACGGAACGACCTGGCACCAGCTGCAGCTGATCGTCCCGGTCATCGTGATCGGAATCCTCATCAGCCTGCTGCTGTCGAAACAGCTGACCCTCCTGAGCCTGAGCGAGGAAGTCGCAGTCGGCCTCGGCCAGCACACGCTGCGCATCAAAGTGCTGCTGTTCATCCTGCTGACGGTTCTGGCAGGAGCGGCGGTCGCACTTGTCGGAAACCTGGCGTTCGTCGGCCTGATGATCCCCCATATCACACGGGCGGTCGTCGGCACGGATTACCGGTTCATCCTGCCGATGTCCGCACTGATCGGCGGTATGTTCATGGTGCTTGCGGACACATTGGGGAGGACGCTGAACGCACCATATGAGATTTCGACAGCGGCACTAGTCTCCGTCATCGGTCTGCCGTTCTTCCTCATCATCGTGAAGAAAGGAGGCAGGGCCTTCTCATGATATCTGCACAGCTGAAACGGCGGCAGCGCATCTACCTGACACTGTTCCTCATTCTGACTGCAGCGACCGCTGCCGCCGCTATGACCATCGGACCCGCTTCCATCGAGCCCGGGCGCATCCTGCCTGCCCTGTTCGGTGACGGGACATTCAAAGAGGACTTTGTCCTGTTCTCCATCCGTCTGCCCCGGGTTTTCATCACGTTCCTCGCCGGGGCGGCGCTGGCCCTTTCCGGCTCCCTCCTGCAGGGCATCACCCGGAATGATCTTGCGGATCCCGGTATCATCGGCATCAATTCCGGTGCCGGCTTGGCAATTGCCGTGCTATTCCTGTTCATCCCTGTTGAAGCCGGGAAATTCGTCTATCTGTTGCCGGTCGTCGGGTTCGCCGGCGCACTTCTGACAGCGGTGCTCATCTATCTGTTCGCCTGGGACCGGAAGACCGGTCTGCAGCCGGTCCGTCTCGTGCTGATCGGCGTCGGCTTCTCATTGGCGCTGTCTGGTGCGATGATCGTTCTAATGTCGTCCGCTGAACAGCAGAAGGTGGATTTCATAGCGAAGTGGATCGCCGGCAATGTATGGGGGTCCGACTGGACGTTCGTCCTGGCGCTTGCTCCATGGCTGATCATACTCGTACCATTTGCGTTTTATAAAGCGAGCCGGCTAAACCTGCTGTCCCTCAGCGAGCCGGTGGCTATCGGGATCGGCGTCTCCGTTCAAAAGGAACGCACCATCCTACTGCTGACGGCTGTCGCGCTCGCCGCTTCCGCAGTATCTGTCACAGGAGGAATTGCGTTCATCGGACTGATGGCGCCCCATATCGCCAAGGCGCTCGTCGGTCCGCGCAGCCAGCTGCATCTGCCGCTCTCCATCGTCCTCGGCGGATGGCTGCTGCTGTTCGCCGACACGCTCGGCCGCAACATCACGGATGCCGGCACGATCCCTGCAGGTTTGGCAGTGGCTCTCATTGGCGCTCCGTATTTCCTATATCTGCTCATGAAAAAATGAAACGGCCCCTCAGCTGAGGGACCGTTTTTTCATTACCGTAATTTTGTTGCTCCGCCGTCGACCATGATTGTCTGACCGGTGATGTAGGAAGCATCTTCACTGCCGAGGAATACCGCCACACGGCCGATGTCTCCTTCCAATTCGCCAAGACGGCGCATTGGAATGTTATTGATCATCTTATCATATGCGTCTGGCTGATCTTTTTTCCACTGCTGGATACCTGGCGAATTTGCAATCGGCGAGATAAGGTTGACGTTGATACCGTATTGGCCCCACTCGTTAGCTGCAACCCGTGTAATCGCGCGGATTGCTTCTTTCGCTGCCGCGTACGTGGACTGCATGACATCTCCGTTGATGCCTGCGCCAGATGAGAAGTTGATGATCGTTCCTTTTGATTTTTTCAAGAATGGCAGCGCTGCCTGCATCAGGTAGAATGTCGGATAGAATCCTGTATTGAACGAGAAGTCCAGGTCTTCCTGTTTCACATCCTCGATCAGAGCCTGACGGGATGCGTGCGCGTTGTTGATGAGGATATCGAGACGGCCATACCGGTCAGTCACTTCCTTGATGATGTCCTTCAATTTTGCACGGTCTGTCAGATCCGCCTGGATGAACATGCTGTCCGGCTGAACCGCCTGCAGCTCCTTCTCCATCGCTTTCCCGGTTTCAGGATTCAGGTCCACAATCGCTACGACTGCACCCTCTTTTACATAAGCTTTCGCCATACCGCTGCCGATGCCGCCGGCACCGCCTGTGATGATCGCTACTTTACCCTCTAATCTTCCCATTGTGATCACTCCTTTTCTACAAGACAAGTTTAACACCTAACTATTGGTCTTCAAATTAATCTGCCTGTCCAGCCGTTAACGAAAGTACGTATACAGATCACTTTCTTGATAAAAAGGCAACTTTTTTGGTATGCTATTGAAGAAAATGCTTTGCGTACGAGTACCTGACTCAGCAGGAAGGAGATGCATGTACCTACATAGAGGAGGAATTGAATGAAGACAATCGACGAAACGACAAACGATTACAACGAAGAAATGGAAGAACTTGAAAGTGATTATTCCCTTGACCGTGTGCCGCGGAGCGAGCGGAACAAGAGCTGGCTGAGCATCACGAACATCACATTCGGAATTGCAACCGCCATTTTCTATTTCCAGATGGGCAGTGTCATGGCCTTATCCTACGGGGCAGTCAATGCAATGATCTCTTCCGCGTATGCCATCGTCGTGGCAGGGATTCTCGGAACAGTGATCGCTTTCCTGTCCGCCAAATCAGGCATGAACGTCAATCTGCTGTCGCGCGGCGGCGGTTTTGGATATATAGGATCTTCCCTGACATCATTGATCTACGCATCCAATTTTATTATGTACTGCGCATTCGAAGGACTGATTTTGGTTTCTGCAGTCCACCACTTTTTTCCATCCCTCCCAAAGTGGATTTTCATCATCATTTTCGGATCAATCGTCATCCCCTTGAATTGGTTCGGAATCGAGCAGCTCGATAAGCTGCAAAAATGGTCCATGCCATTATTCGTCGTGTTCCTGCTGGCGGCTATCGTCATTTCGTTCATGAAGGAGCCGGCGTATGCGGGATCTGTATTTTCTTATATGCCTGAAGGTGTGACAGTTGGCGGTACAGCACTTCTGATGTGCATCGGCATGCACAACGGCATTATGGGGCTTACCGCACTGCTCGCATCGGATTACGCCCGCTTCCTGAAACCGAAAGATATCAAACTCGGTTCCGTCATGATCGGATTCATCCCGCAGATATTCTGTTTCGGCATGATGGGCGGGCTCGGCATCTGGTTCGGGGTCCGTTTCATGGAACCGGACCCAGGTGTCTATATCGTCCTGCTGCTCGGTATTTTCGGAGCGCTCTTCACCATGCTGACGCAGCTGCGCATCAATGTCACGAACATTTACAGCAGTTCGCTGTCGCTGTCGAATTTCTTTGAAAACGTGATCCGCTTCACGCCGGGACGCCGTTTTTGGGTTGTCGTATCAGGAGTTGCGGCTATTTTACTCATGCTCGCCGACATCGTCGATCATCTGGATACGATGATGACCTTCCAGGGTGTGTTCCTGCTTTCCTGGGCGGCGATCCTCGTGACGGATGCACTCGTCGTCAAGAAGCTTCTGAAGATCGGTCCGGACTACTATGTCGCCCGTCAGGAATACCTGTATAAATGGAATCCTGTCGGTGTCGCGTCCCTGCTGATCGCGAGTCTTCTCGGTACACTGGCCGCACTTGGCTATATGGGCGTGTTCCTCGAGTCGACGGCCGCTTTCTTCGCAGCATTGCTTGCGGCTGTTCTGACAATCGTGATCGCCGTGATGACGAAAGGAAAGTATTATCTCATCCGGGAACCGGAACATATCCACCAGGATGACCGGCTCTCGTAACTCCCCCGCTGCCTCAAGCAGGCAGGTACGTACAGCTTTGCATAATTCGTAAGAAGGGCCATGCCCTTCTTCTTTTTATTTTGCAATTTTTAAAAAGGATTGTTATAGTATATAACCGTTGTATACTACGAAGATCTTAGGGGGAATCATGAGAAAAATTTCAAACGTGTTTTACATTACGATCGGACTGATCGTCTTGGCAGTAGGCTATGGTGTTCTCGCGCCGAAAAGCTTTGCTGAACAAACTGGTATGATCAAAAACTTTGTCGCTTCTGGATTTGGCTGGTATTACCTCATGCTTTTATCTGTACTTGTTCTGATTTGTGTTTTCCTGGTCTTCAGCCCATACGGCAAGATCCGTCTTGGGAAAGACACCGATAAACCGGAATTCTCCACGGTCTCCTGGATTGCCATGCTGTTCTCCGCCGGAATGGGCATCGGACTCGTCTTCTATGGTGCTGCTGAACCGATTTCCCACTATGCGGTCTACTCTGCAACCGGGGAGATCAACACACCGGCTGCCTTCAAAGACGCATTGAGAGAGTCGTTCTTCCACTGGGGCATCCATGTCTGGGCAATGTACGGTTTCGTTGCACTCGCACTCGCATTCTTCCAATTTCGCAAAGGGGAGCCTGGGTTAATTTCTTCAACATTGAAGCCGATCTTCGGCGACAAGATGAACGGCCCCTGGGGGGTTCTTGTCGATGTCCTTGCTGTCTTTGCAACCGCTTTCGGCGTTGCGACGACTCTCGGCTTTGGTGCTGTACAAATTAATGCAGGGCTGAACTACCTC comes from Sporosarcina trichiuri and encodes:
- a CDS encoding FecCD family ABC transporter permease, with protein sequence MISAQLKRRQRIYLTLFLILTAATAAAAMTIGPASIEPGRILPALFGDGTFKEDFVLFSIRLPRVFITFLAGAALALSGSLLQGITRNDLADPGIIGINSGAGLAIAVLFLFIPVEAGKFVYLLPVVGFAGALLTAVLIYLFAWDRKTGLQPVRLVLIGVGFSLALSGAMIVLMSSAEQQKVDFIAKWIAGNVWGSDWTFVLALAPWLIILVPFAFYKASRLNLLSLSEPVAIGIGVSVQKERTILLLTAVALAASAVSVTGGIAFIGLMAPHIAKALVGPRSQLHLPLSIVLGGWLLLFADTLGRNITDAGTIPAGLAVALIGAPYFLYLLMKK
- a CDS encoding iron-hydroxamate ABC transporter substrate-binding protein — translated: MKKLTLVFTLLLVLVLGACSSGSNDSSKKEKEPVKSEENKTGTITYESENGPVEVPADPKRVVVLSGFAGHVMALDVPIVGVDSWSKDNPRFQDTLKDAQEVTDEDLEKILELEPDLIIGYSTTNNLDRLKEIAPTVTYTYNKLDYLAQFEEIGKLLNQEQEAKDWVADFKDRAHKAGEEVKAKIGEDKTVSVIENFEKQLYVFGDSWGRGTEILYQEMKLKMPEKVKADTEKEGYFDLSAEVLPEYMGDYVILSKNGAADNSFMETESFKNTEAAKNGHVFVANADEFYFNDPLSLDYQLEFFKENFLK
- a CDS encoding TetR/AcrR family transcriptional regulator, which encodes MDKKKLQKGRMWKYFVEAATDIIKEEGTEHITIRKVADRAGYNSATIYNYFEEFSHLLFFASMRLMKEYTEEVARRIEQADSALAQYRAAWQCFSEYSFRSPEIFYTVFIRDLGDNPDNLLEKYYGFYPSDLVDVPEEIRSSLLEPSVEKRGNPILVRAVEEGSLAADKRDSLNEVTILIWQGMMMSFLNKRLDITAEEAHERTMTYILGIIGRETD
- a CDS encoding GAF and HD-GYP domain-containing protein, which translates into the protein MINQHTREVNRSKGAANSDILLATIFEYMGKMSLETDIHKMLLLLADLGTKLVQADRCTVWLHNRDRHTVWTVAGHGVERISIPDTSGFVGRSIQTGVTLNIGDAYLDEHFNKTVDLETGYRTRSILCMPISNQEGTIIGAFQAINKIGMPSFTANDEKILTFAATYAGKSLESFLLQDELAETQKEIIETLGELGESRSQETGNHVKRVAEYSYALAKLAGLPEEEAMELRYASPMHDIGKVAIPDAILLKPGKLTDAEYETMKKHAVYGYEIFRKSGRQLLKTAAIIAHQHHERWDGQGYPSGLKEDGIHVYGRITAVADVFDALGSDRVYKKAWPLEKIKAYFLEQRDRQFEGRLVDLFLDHLDEFLAIRNKYADRG
- a CDS encoding NAD(P)/FAD-dependent oxidoreductase, with the translated sequence MSQSSVTDVTVIGGGPAGLYSAFYSGLRGMTARIIEFQPELGGKLHVYPEKMIWDIGGITPAPAADIIARLVEQGLTFDPEVVLNEKVVQIEKDADGLFTVTGHSGETHRSRTVILAIGGGILKPQKIEISGAERFEVTNLHYTVKSLQHFKGKRVLISGGGNAAIDWANELEPIAEQVMLTYRKCDLNGHEAQVEQLLQSKVECHFNTHITKLIASDDHHSVEKVELSDCTGGDAKLLEVDEIVINHGYEIDTSLIGGGGVQLELTADHRVAGTGMSATSVPGIFAAGDVLFHESKVTLIAGAFQDAANAVNSAKMHLDPEATQWGMVSSHNELFKERNKELVKQLIG
- a CDS encoding ABC transporter ATP-binding protein — protein: MVRLATEQLQIAYGDQIIVDNMTVGIPNNQVTAIIGANGCGKSTFLKGMTRLIPRHSGKVLLDGADIAGEKTKALARRMAILPQTQEAASGLTVGELVSYGRFPYQSGLGRLTKADYEMINWAMTVTNTIQFRDRQVDALSGGQRQRVWIAMALAQETEIIFLDEPTTYLDMAHQLEVLELLENLNAEQGRTIIMVLHDLNQAARFADYLIAMKDGKVVKAGPAAEVIEPSVLREVFKIDAEIGVDPRSGKPMCITYDLLKGER
- a CDS encoding FecCD family ABC transporter permease: MNKTASFGVKILLAAAALAAVFFGAVMLGAAPVSVSDLFGAVTGGATKNNLLLREIRIPRELAALFVGSALAVSGAIMQGMTRNPLADPGLLGLTGGANAALAAAYAFFPSLSTIGIMAACFIGSAGGAGIVFGIAAVQRGGFSPFRLVLAGAAVSAFFLAVGQGIGIFFRVAKDISMYTAGGVNGTTWHQLQLIVPVIVIGILISLLLSKQLTLLSLSEEVAVGLGQHTLRIKVLLFILLTVLAGAAVALVGNLAFVGLMIPHITRAVVGTDYRFILPMSALIGGMFMVLADTLGRTLNAPYEISTAALVSVIGLPFFLIIVKKGGRAFS
- a CDS encoding DUF3307 domain-containing protein; translation: MTLFSYLLVGHLIGDYLLQTRWMAERKAAEWLPLLAHCLVYTIVIIGAFLIGSGSFSWIAAAFIFASHVFLDRRTFVAWWARNVMGTAGGKPAWLLIMADQVFHVIVLAVIAHFWS
- a CDS encoding adenylate/guanylate cyclase domain-containing protein, whose protein sequence is MGKQLELEQSQIIERPIAEVWDLLADTNRLNRSIGLFPVTFSPFRTEARRLFREARGKAYGLLDIQWKEHVFEWVKGSYYSIERNYTKGPVDRVIWKVAVEELTSLATRVTLSGLFVYKNGIGKLALKKGIIPQLLKTFEYAREAETDGHIPSGRKSSPANEVLLAEAKDHLYALGIREPLVDSLISTITTADDSEVTHMQPYRWAEEHGVAKEEAVDLFLLASDAGILDYEWNLMCPNCRVSKMQTAHLADVHNAVHCDLCGVDFDVDFDRYIEMRFKVNGALRETVSQVFCLNGPANSPQTAAQFRIGPGTTKTISWTPDKVDLQLRVLKHNFVVPFTHQHIGPYASLHISSDGFLETTVPQADEITIRNSTDEEMILAVETLEWDPYALTARDVTSMQLFRDLLPKEVLAAGMQIGVGKLTIMFTDLKDSTRLYEQAGDAAAYSDVQRHFTELGQIIRKHRGTIVKTIGDSVMAAFSNQIHALQAALDIQSSVDRLNTALRNPVTIKIGLHEGPVIAVNANGVLDYFGRTVNMAARVQQQSIGDDIVMDRQFYSAVAPGLGLHKAEPFTAALRGMSGDTELIRVT